The following is a genomic window from Lysinibacillus sp. JNUCC-52.
ATGTTCCCTATTTTTGCAAGTTTCCGTGGCGGAAAAGCTGTTGCCACATCAGCTGGCGTCCTACTAGGCTATTCTTGGCCACTATTCATTTTACTATTCATTGCATTTATCGTAACGTTAAAGCTTACGAAAATTGTTAGCCTAACATCGATGATTGCAGCACTTGTAGCTTTAATTTATTCGATTATTTATTATTTTGTGACAGGCGATTTTGCATTGGTGATATTAGTAGCATTTTTATTTATCTTTATTGTTTATCGTCACCGAGCTAATATTACGCGCATTAAAAATGGTACTGAACCAAAAGTAAAATGGCTTTAACTTGAAAGGAGTTCGCACATGAATATCGCACTGACAGATGAAGCTCTTCAATGGTTTAAAAATGAAATGGAAGTCGTAACAGGCGATACCATTCGCTTTTATGCAAGATATGGTGGTTCAAGCCCATTCCATGAAGGATTTTCTCTTGGGATGACTCGCGAAGAACCTCTTGAAATAGGTGTTCAAACAGTAATTGATGGTGTAACCTACTATATCGATGAGAAAGATTTATGGTTTTTTAACGATTATAACTTACACATTGACGTTGACAAACAACTTTACGAATTAAAATACGACTATTTAAAATAGAACAGTGATTCCTTTCATTTAACGGAAAGGAATTACTGTTTTTCATTTTGTGTAGAATCTTTAGTTTGTACGAATTGGTTTAGCTCTTCGTAAAATTGACCATCCTCTAACTAGTCAATCTATGAGGAGGAATCATAATGCCCGTTTCAGAAAACAACAATACCTCCCAACAGCAAAATCCTTCAACGAATTTACTGCACACTTCTCTTTCAGAAAATATTTTTACGATTAAAGAAGCTCTTGGTAATAGCAACGATGTAATTATTCGTGAAATTACACTAGACAAATTAAATAATCAATCAATCGCGTTAATTAACATTGATGGCATATCCGATAAAAATGTGATTACAGACTTTATATTAGAAGATTTGATGCTTGAAATTGACAATGGATTTAAGAATAAAGTAACCAACATAAACGACTATATAAAAAAGCAATGCTTAGCGGTAGGCGGTGCAAAGGATATTTTAGATTTCACCGCATTTTTTGCCTCCATCCTAAATGGTGAAACAGTCATTCTATTAGAGGGCCAATCGGTTGCGATTGCGACAGACACCAAAAGCGCAAAAGATAGAGCTGTCACTGAGCCACAAACAGAGTCCGTAATTAGAGGGCCAAGAGAGTCTTTTACTGAAACCTTGCGTACAAATACAGCACTCATCCGTCGAAAGATTAAAAGTCCTGACCTTTGGATAAAATCTCGAATTATTGGAGAGGTAACGCAAACAGACGTAGCTGTTATGTATATAAATGGCATTGCCAATGACAAAATTGTCCAAGAGGTGTTAGATCGTTTAGATAATATTGTCATTGATGGCGTATTAGAAACCGGCTATTTAGAGGATTTTATTCAAGACTCTAAATTCTCTTTATTTCCAATGATTTATAATACTGAGCGCCCAGATGTCGTTGCAGCAGAGTTGTTAGAAGGTAAAATAGCAATATTAGTGGATGGAACCCCCCTTGTACTAACCGTTCCAGTAATATTCACATCTTTTTTACAGGCTGCAGAAGATTATTACCAAAATTGGATTATTAGTTCATTAATTCGACTTTTACGTTTTTTTGGTATTTGTCTTGCATTAGTAATGCCTTCCCTATATGTAGCTATTACTACCTTTCATCAAGAAATGCTTCCAACGGCAATGCTTATTAGTATCGCTTCACAGCGAGAAGGTGTGCCCTTTCCCGCTGTAGTAGAAGCACTAATTATGGAGATTGCATTTGAAATTTTGCGTGAAGCAGGTCTTCGAATGCCTAGAACGATTGGTCCAGCAGTTTCCATTGTAGGGACATTAGTAATTGGTCAAGCAGCCGTGGAAGCGGGCATAGTATCAGCTGTAATGGTCATTATTGTTGCATTAACAGCCATTTGTAGCTTTCTTTTTCCTTCCTATGGCTTATCAAATACGATTCGTGTTCTACGTTTCCCATTGATGATTTTAGCCGCGATGTTTGGTTTATTTGGCGTTATGTTTGGCATTATGATGATTATTCTTCACTTATGTAGTTTACGTTCATTTGGCGTTCCGTATATGAGTCCTTTTGGGCCACTAATTATGAAAGATCAAAAAGATGCAATGATCTTGTTCCCACGTAGAGATTTACTCACAAGACCGAGGCTGTTCAGTCAAAAAAATAAAGTTAGAGAACAACGATATCACGAAGGAAAAAAAAGAAATTAACAATAATGTGTAAATGAGGAATACGT
Proteins encoded in this region:
- a CDS encoding spore germination protein, which produces MPVSENNNTSQQQNPSTNLLHTSLSENIFTIKEALGNSNDVIIREITLDKLNNQSIALINIDGISDKNVITDFILEDLMLEIDNGFKNKVTNINDYIKKQCLAVGGAKDILDFTAFFASILNGETVILLEGQSVAIATDTKSAKDRAVTEPQTESVIRGPRESFTETLRTNTALIRRKIKSPDLWIKSRIIGEVTQTDVAVMYINGIANDKIVQEVLDRLDNIVIDGVLETGYLEDFIQDSKFSLFPMIYNTERPDVVAAELLEGKIAILVDGTPLVLTVPVIFTSFLQAAEDYYQNWIISSLIRLLRFFGICLALVMPSLYVAITTFHQEMLPTAMLISIASQREGVPFPAVVEALIMEIAFEILREAGLRMPRTIGPAVSIVGTLVIGQAAVEAGIVSAVMVIIVALTAICSFLFPSYGLSNTIRVLRFPLMILAAMFGLFGVMFGIMMIILHLCSLRSFGVPYMSPFGPLIMKDQKDAMILFPRRDLLTRPRLFSQKNKVREQRYHEGKKRN
- a CDS encoding HesB/YadR/YfhF family protein, which encodes MNIALTDEALQWFKNEMEVVTGDTIRFYARYGGSSPFHEGFSLGMTREEPLEIGVQTVIDGVTYYIDEKDLWFFNDYNLHIDVDKQLYELKYDYLK
- the plsY gene encoding glycerol-3-phosphate 1-O-acyltransferase PlsY; protein product: MLNGLIILCAYLIGSIPSGLWIGKIFYKTDIREHGSGNLGATNTFRILGKKAGLVVTIMDILKGTAAVLLVTLPIFSDVTIHGLILGLVAVIGHMFPIFASFRGGKAVATSAGVLLGYSWPLFILLFIAFIVTLKLTKIVSLTSMIAALVALIYSIIYYFVTGDFALVILVAFLFIFIVYRHRANITRIKNGTEPKVKWL